The following coding sequences lie in one Salmo salar chromosome ssa13, Ssal_v3.1, whole genome shotgun sequence genomic window:
- the LOC106566824 gene encoding protein-L-isoaspartate O-methyltransferase domain-containing protein 2 isoform X2, with product MGGAVSAGEDNDELIDNLKEAQYIRSDLVEQAFRAIDRADYYLEEFRDSAYKDLAWRHGNIHLSAPCIYSEVMEALDLQPGLSFLNLGSGTGYLSTMVGLILGPFGVNHGVELHQDVIEYAYQKLEFFIKTSDSFDRFEFCEPCFVIGNCLEIAPESGQYDRVYCGAGVQREQEDYMKNLLKVGGILVLPLEEKLTKITRTGYNSWETKKIIAVSFAPLVLPKHRDNSKPKAVPLPTMFEVRTLQDLARISIRLTLKKTVAGPGPLPRRRLAHSGERFRRRRVQHRGSTLLSNRYVFMSRLIPGPMDNNNNRSGTDTEEEQEDEEVEEEGNCRVLGDPEEQEEEERREGGALLHEAPVNLLRERILGLPLPELLKMYLLHYREK from the exons ATGGGAGGAGCAGTGAGTGCGGGGGAGGACAATGACGAGTTGATTGACAACCTGAAGGAGGCCCAGTACATCCGTTCGGACCTAGTGGAGCAGGCCTTCAGGGCAATCGACCGGGCCGACTACTATCTGGAAGAGTTCCGGGACAGCGCCTACAAGGACCTGGCCTGGAGGCACGGCAACATCCACCTCTCAGCCCCCTGCATCTACTCAGAGGTGATGGAGGCCCTGGACCTCCAGCCTGGCCTTTCCTTCCTCAACCTGGGCAGTGGCACGGGCTACCTCAGCACCATGGTGGGACTCATACTGG GTCCATTTGGAGTGAACCATGGTGTGGAGCTGCACCAAGATGTCATTGAGTATGCGTACCAGAAACTGGAGTTCTTCATTAAGACCAGCGACAGCTTCGACAG gtttgaGTTCTGCGAGCCCTGTTTCGTGATAGGGAACTGTCTGGAGATAGCCCCAGAGAGTGGTCAGTATGATCGGGTGTATTGTGGAGCTGGGGTGCAGCGGGAGCAGGAAGACTACATGAAGAACCTGCTCAAAGTAGGAGGAATCCTAGTGCTGCCATTGGAGGAAAAG TTGACCAAGATTACTCGAACAGGCTACAACAGCTGGGAGACCAAAAAGATCATTGCTGTGTCATTTGCCCCACTGGTGTTGCCCAAACACAGAGACAACAGTAAACCTAAAGCAGTGCCTTTAC CGACCATGTTTGAGGTGCGGACTCTGCAGGACTTGGCTCGCATTTCTATCCGCCTGACATTGAAGAAGACAGTGGCGGGGCCAGGGCCGTTGCCCAGGAGGAGGTTGGCCCACAGCGGGGAGCGGTTCCGACGGAGGCGGGTCCAACACCGTGGCTCCACCCTGCTCTCCAACCGCTACGTATTCATGAGCCGCCTCATCCCCGGGCCgatggacaacaacaacaaccgctCTGGAACCGACACCGAAGAAGAGCAGGAGGACGAGGAGGTGGAAGAAGAGGGGAACTGCAGGGTTCTAGGAGATCctgaggagcaggaggaagaggagaggagggagggtggtgCCCTTCTACATGAGGCTCCAGTGAACCTGCTAAGAGAGAGGATCCTGGGTCTGCCGCTCCCTGAGCTTCTGAAGATGTACCTGCTTCACTACAGAGAGAagtag
- the LOC106566824 gene encoding protein-L-isoaspartate O-methyltransferase domain-containing protein 2 isoform X1 yields MANKTVKMGGAVSAGEDNDELIDNLKEAQYIRSDLVEQAFRAIDRADYYLEEFRDSAYKDLAWRHGNIHLSAPCIYSEVMEALDLQPGLSFLNLGSGTGYLSTMVGLILGPFGVNHGVELHQDVIEYAYQKLEFFIKTSDSFDRFEFCEPCFVIGNCLEIAPESGQYDRVYCGAGVQREQEDYMKNLLKVGGILVLPLEEKLTKITRTGYNSWETKKIIAVSFAPLVLPKHRDNSKPKAVPLPTMFEVRTLQDLARISIRLTLKKTVAGPGPLPRRRLAHSGERFRRRRVQHRGSTLLSNRYVFMSRLIPGPMDNNNNRSGTDTEEEQEDEEVEEEGNCRVLGDPEEQEEEERREGGALLHEAPVNLLRERILGLPLPELLKMYLLHYREK; encoded by the exons ATGGCAAACAAG accGTGAAGATGGGAGGAGCAGTGAGTGCGGGGGAGGACAATGACGAGTTGATTGACAACCTGAAGGAGGCCCAGTACATCCGTTCGGACCTAGTGGAGCAGGCCTTCAGGGCAATCGACCGGGCCGACTACTATCTGGAAGAGTTCCGGGACAGCGCCTACAAGGACCTGGCCTGGAGGCACGGCAACATCCACCTCTCAGCCCCCTGCATCTACTCAGAGGTGATGGAGGCCCTGGACCTCCAGCCTGGCCTTTCCTTCCTCAACCTGGGCAGTGGCACGGGCTACCTCAGCACCATGGTGGGACTCATACTGG GTCCATTTGGAGTGAACCATGGTGTGGAGCTGCACCAAGATGTCATTGAGTATGCGTACCAGAAACTGGAGTTCTTCATTAAGACCAGCGACAGCTTCGACAG gtttgaGTTCTGCGAGCCCTGTTTCGTGATAGGGAACTGTCTGGAGATAGCCCCAGAGAGTGGTCAGTATGATCGGGTGTATTGTGGAGCTGGGGTGCAGCGGGAGCAGGAAGACTACATGAAGAACCTGCTCAAAGTAGGAGGAATCCTAGTGCTGCCATTGGAGGAAAAG TTGACCAAGATTACTCGAACAGGCTACAACAGCTGGGAGACCAAAAAGATCATTGCTGTGTCATTTGCCCCACTGGTGTTGCCCAAACACAGAGACAACAGTAAACCTAAAGCAGTGCCTTTAC CGACCATGTTTGAGGTGCGGACTCTGCAGGACTTGGCTCGCATTTCTATCCGCCTGACATTGAAGAAGACAGTGGCGGGGCCAGGGCCGTTGCCCAGGAGGAGGTTGGCCCACAGCGGGGAGCGGTTCCGACGGAGGCGGGTCCAACACCGTGGCTCCACCCTGCTCTCCAACCGCTACGTATTCATGAGCCGCCTCATCCCCGGGCCgatggacaacaacaacaaccgctCTGGAACCGACACCGAAGAAGAGCAGGAGGACGAGGAGGTGGAAGAAGAGGGGAACTGCAGGGTTCTAGGAGATCctgaggagcaggaggaagaggagaggagggagggtggtgCCCTTCTACATGAGGCTCCAGTGAACCTGCTAAGAGAGAGGATCCTGGGTCTGCCGCTCCCTGAGCTTCTGAAGATGTACCTGCTTCACTACAGAGAGAagtag